In Mycteria americana isolate JAX WOST 10 ecotype Jacksonville Zoo and Gardens chromosome 3, USCA_MyAme_1.0, whole genome shotgun sequence, a single genomic region encodes these proteins:
- the CENPQ gene encoding centromere protein Q isoform X3, producing the protein MIMKRHHASSSKMGETTGGGSAKQPFKSQHQQGSSRKKKGTNGEGRKQGQKGKQVTQTVKRKAKEHGDYSPAGEKGSSKKMKLTSAKIRSWQTLSESSRQFLETVMDSVILSVLCQQSERKDDVQKHLNLLKERVLRFFKTLKVPPGKLGNLKNVPSLQTAEKQMLETNEESLVQLQEEINEAERSAEHTEETIQQLQYKIQVLKNQLEEDEKKARKVFQENGSGVLHLPELPKSSLQAPILQEEILKIKNRKGLLKDMNTIQQSADLKNMLTLIEKTYEKVDFL; encoded by the exons ATG ATAATGAAACGCCACCATGCATCTTCCAGTAAAATGGGGGAGACCACTGGTGGGGGATCAGCAAAACAACCGTTTAAATCACAACATCAACAAGggtcttccagaaaaaaaaagggaacaaatggagaaggaagaaaacaaggtcAAAAAGGAAAG caggTCACTCAGACAGTcaaaaggaaagctaaggaaCACGGGGACTATTCCCCTGCAG gagaaaaaggttcttcaaaaaaaatgaagctaaccAGTGCTAAAATAAGATCTTGGCAGACTCTCTCAGAGAGCAGTAGGCAGTTTCTGGAAACTGTAATGGATTCAGTAATACT atctGTTTTGTGCCAACAAAGTGAGAGAAAAGACGATGTTCAGAAGCACCTCAATTTACTGAAAGAGAG GGTGCTGAGATTTTTCAAGACTTTAAAGGTGCCTCCGGGGAAGCTGGGCAACCTGAAGAATGTCCCGAGCCTTCAAACGGCAGAGAAACAAATGCTTGAGACAAATGAAGAGTCCTTGGTACAATTGCAG gaagaaataaatgaagcTGAGCGATCAGCAGAACACACTGAAGAAACTATACAGCAACTGCAGTACAAAATCCAGGTGCTCAAGAACCAGTtagaggaagatgaaaaaaaggcCAGGAAG gTATTCCAGGAAAATGGCAGTGGAGTACTCCACCTTCCAGAACTTCCCAAGAGCAGTTTACAGGCACCCATTTTGCAG gaagaaattttgaagataaaaaatCGGAAAGGTCTTTTAAAGGATATGAACACTATTCAGCAGTCAGCTGACTTGAAGAACATGTTAACCCTCATTGAAAAGACCTATGAGAAGGTGGACTTCCTTTGA
- the CENPQ gene encoding centromere protein Q isoform X1, with translation MLSRPNAVATRRDVTLPIEIMKRHHASSSKMGETTGGGSAKQPFKSQHQQGSSRKKKGTNGEGRKQGQKGKQVTQTVKRKAKEHGDYSPAGEKGSSKKMKLTSAKIRSWQTLSESSRQFLETVMDSVILSVLCQQSERKDDVQKHLNLLKERVLRFFKTLKVPPGKLGNLKNVPSLQTAEKQMLETNEESLVQLQEEINEAERSAEHTEETIQQLQYKIQVLKNQLEEDEKKARKVFQENGSGVLHLPELPKSSLQAPILQEEILKIKNRKGLLKDMNTIQQSADLKNMLTLIEKTYEKVDFL, from the exons ATGCTGTCCCGCCCAAACGCTGTCGCGACGCGACGAGACGTCACGCTGCCCATCGAG ATAATGAAACGCCACCATGCATCTTCCAGTAAAATGGGGGAGACCACTGGTGGGGGATCAGCAAAACAACCGTTTAAATCACAACATCAACAAGggtcttccagaaaaaaaaagggaacaaatggagaaggaagaaaacaaggtcAAAAAGGAAAG caggTCACTCAGACAGTcaaaaggaaagctaaggaaCACGGGGACTATTCCCCTGCAG gagaaaaaggttcttcaaaaaaaatgaagctaaccAGTGCTAAAATAAGATCTTGGCAGACTCTCTCAGAGAGCAGTAGGCAGTTTCTGGAAACTGTAATGGATTCAGTAATACT atctGTTTTGTGCCAACAAAGTGAGAGAAAAGACGATGTTCAGAAGCACCTCAATTTACTGAAAGAGAG GGTGCTGAGATTTTTCAAGACTTTAAAGGTGCCTCCGGGGAAGCTGGGCAACCTGAAGAATGTCCCGAGCCTTCAAACGGCAGAGAAACAAATGCTTGAGACAAATGAAGAGTCCTTGGTACAATTGCAG gaagaaataaatgaagcTGAGCGATCAGCAGAACACACTGAAGAAACTATACAGCAACTGCAGTACAAAATCCAGGTGCTCAAGAACCAGTtagaggaagatgaaaaaaaggcCAGGAAG gTATTCCAGGAAAATGGCAGTGGAGTACTCCACCTTCCAGAACTTCCCAAGAGCAGTTTACAGGCACCCATTTTGCAG gaagaaattttgaagataaaaaatCGGAAAGGTCTTTTAAAGGATATGAACACTATTCAGCAGTCAGCTGACTTGAAGAACATGTTAACCCTCATTGAAAAGACCTATGAGAAGGTGGACTTCCTTTGA
- the CENPQ gene encoding centromere protein Q isoform X2, producing MLSRPNAVATRRDVTLPIEIMKRHHASSSKMGETTGGGSAKQPFKSQHQQGSSRKKKGTNGEGRKQGQKGKVTQTVKRKAKEHGDYSPAGEKGSSKKMKLTSAKIRSWQTLSESSRQFLETVMDSVILSVLCQQSERKDDVQKHLNLLKERVLRFFKTLKVPPGKLGNLKNVPSLQTAEKQMLETNEESLVQLQEEINEAERSAEHTEETIQQLQYKIQVLKNQLEEDEKKARKVFQENGSGVLHLPELPKSSLQAPILQEEILKIKNRKGLLKDMNTIQQSADLKNMLTLIEKTYEKVDFL from the exons ATGCTGTCCCGCCCAAACGCTGTCGCGACGCGACGAGACGTCACGCTGCCCATCGAG ATAATGAAACGCCACCATGCATCTTCCAGTAAAATGGGGGAGACCACTGGTGGGGGATCAGCAAAACAACCGTTTAAATCACAACATCAACAAGggtcttccagaaaaaaaaagggaacaaatggagaaggaagaaaacaaggtcAAAAAGGAAAG gTCACTCAGACAGTcaaaaggaaagctaaggaaCACGGGGACTATTCCCCTGCAG gagaaaaaggttcttcaaaaaaaatgaagctaaccAGTGCTAAAATAAGATCTTGGCAGACTCTCTCAGAGAGCAGTAGGCAGTTTCTGGAAACTGTAATGGATTCAGTAATACT atctGTTTTGTGCCAACAAAGTGAGAGAAAAGACGATGTTCAGAAGCACCTCAATTTACTGAAAGAGAG GGTGCTGAGATTTTTCAAGACTTTAAAGGTGCCTCCGGGGAAGCTGGGCAACCTGAAGAATGTCCCGAGCCTTCAAACGGCAGAGAAACAAATGCTTGAGACAAATGAAGAGTCCTTGGTACAATTGCAG gaagaaataaatgaagcTGAGCGATCAGCAGAACACACTGAAGAAACTATACAGCAACTGCAGTACAAAATCCAGGTGCTCAAGAACCAGTtagaggaagatgaaaaaaaggcCAGGAAG gTATTCCAGGAAAATGGCAGTGGAGTACTCCACCTTCCAGAACTTCCCAAGAGCAGTTTACAGGCACCCATTTTGCAG gaagaaattttgaagataaaaaatCGGAAAGGTCTTTTAAAGGATATGAACACTATTCAGCAGTCAGCTGACTTGAAGAACATGTTAACCCTCATTGAAAAGACCTATGAGAAGGTGGACTTCCTTTGA
- the CENPQ gene encoding centromere protein Q isoform X4: MKRHHASSSKMGETTGGGSAKQPFKSQHQQGSSRKKKGTNGEGRKQGQKGKQVTQTVKRKAKEHGDYSPAGEKGSSKKMKLTSAKIRSWQTLSESSRQFLETVMDSVILSVLCQQSERKDDVQKHLNLLKERVLRFFKTLKVPPGKLGNLKNVPSLQTAEKQMLETNEESLVQLQEEINEAERSAEHTEETIQQLQYKIQVLKNQLEEDEKKARKVFQENGSGVLHLPELPKSSLQAPILQEEILKIKNRKGLLKDMNTIQQSADLKNMLTLIEKTYEKVDFL, from the exons ATGAAACGCCACCATGCATCTTCCAGTAAAATGGGGGAGACCACTGGTGGGGGATCAGCAAAACAACCGTTTAAATCACAACATCAACAAGggtcttccagaaaaaaaaagggaacaaatggagaaggaagaaaacaaggtcAAAAAGGAAAG caggTCACTCAGACAGTcaaaaggaaagctaaggaaCACGGGGACTATTCCCCTGCAG gagaaaaaggttcttcaaaaaaaatgaagctaaccAGTGCTAAAATAAGATCTTGGCAGACTCTCTCAGAGAGCAGTAGGCAGTTTCTGGAAACTGTAATGGATTCAGTAATACT atctGTTTTGTGCCAACAAAGTGAGAGAAAAGACGATGTTCAGAAGCACCTCAATTTACTGAAAGAGAG GGTGCTGAGATTTTTCAAGACTTTAAAGGTGCCTCCGGGGAAGCTGGGCAACCTGAAGAATGTCCCGAGCCTTCAAACGGCAGAGAAACAAATGCTTGAGACAAATGAAGAGTCCTTGGTACAATTGCAG gaagaaataaatgaagcTGAGCGATCAGCAGAACACACTGAAGAAACTATACAGCAACTGCAGTACAAAATCCAGGTGCTCAAGAACCAGTtagaggaagatgaaaaaaaggcCAGGAAG gTATTCCAGGAAAATGGCAGTGGAGTACTCCACCTTCCAGAACTTCCCAAGAGCAGTTTACAGGCACCCATTTTGCAG gaagaaattttgaagataaaaaatCGGAAAGGTCTTTTAAAGGATATGAACACTATTCAGCAGTCAGCTGACTTGAAGAACATGTTAACCCTCATTGAAAAGACCTATGAGAAGGTGGACTTCCTTTGA